A genomic window from Sanguibacter antarcticus includes:
- a CDS encoding GNAT family N-acetyltransferase → MSRPVGTERVRIEPWSAADEELLVLANAPAMMLHLGGPETPAKLERRHARYLDGWRTGAAHVFRVVVDRSPVDRRPDGRSPDDRGPGEDGADLPPARSAGIVACWRTTWHDEPVFEAGWSVLPGYQGRGIATAATVAAIRATARHRSQPDDRLRRFLHAFPKIENAGSNGVCRSAGLTWAGACEVEYPVGTPIRCNDWFVDLDAVARAAASDLALHPPGQQGTMES, encoded by the coding sequence ATGTCCCGTCCCGTGGGTACCGAGCGCGTCCGGATCGAGCCGTGGTCGGCTGCCGACGAGGAGCTGCTCGTGCTCGCCAACGCCCCGGCGATGATGCTCCATCTCGGCGGCCCGGAGACGCCGGCGAAGCTCGAGCGCAGGCACGCGAGATATCTCGACGGCTGGCGAACAGGCGCCGCCCACGTGTTCCGCGTCGTCGTCGACCGCTCTCCCGTCGACCGCCGTCCCGATGGCCGCTCTCCCGACGACCGCGGTCCTGGGGAGGACGGTGCCGACCTGCCACCAGCACGTTCGGCCGGGATCGTGGCGTGCTGGCGCACCACCTGGCACGACGAACCTGTGTTCGAGGCCGGCTGGAGCGTCCTGCCGGGGTACCAGGGACGCGGCATCGCGACGGCCGCGACGGTCGCGGCGATCCGGGCGACCGCGCGGCACCGGTCTCAGCCGGACGACCGGCTGCGACGCTTCCTCCATGCCTTCCCCAAGATCGAGAACGCCGGCTCGAACGGCGTCTGCCGCAGTGCGGGCCTCACGTGGGCCGGAGCGTGCGAGGTGGAGTACCCGGTCGGCACCCCGATCCGCTGCAACGACTGGTTCGTCGACCTCGATGCCGTCGCTCGCGCCGCCGCGAGCGACCTCGCGCTGCACCCGCCAGGGCAGCAAGGCACCATGGAGTCATGA
- a CDS encoding MarR family winged helix-turn-helix transcriptional regulator → MTDVGETSSPAAAQRWLDAEETDAWLQFSEIVIRMTSALDTQLQNDADLSFYEYMVLAMLSEQSERTLGMGSLARLTSGSLSRLSHVVKRLEREGYVVREASPHDRRHTNAVLTDAGMAKIIESAPGHVEHVRHLVFDALTREQVSALSEISATIKSRIDPTGRSNLSDASPRPWRDLADRT, encoded by the coding sequence ATGACCGACGTCGGAGAAACCTCGAGCCCAGCAGCCGCTCAACGGTGGCTGGACGCTGAGGAGACAGACGCCTGGCTCCAGTTCTCCGAGATCGTCATCCGCATGACGTCGGCGCTCGACACGCAGCTGCAGAACGACGCCGACCTCAGCTTTTACGAGTACATGGTCCTCGCCATGCTCTCCGAGCAGTCAGAGCGCACCCTCGGCATGGGCAGCCTCGCTCGCCTCACGAGCGGTTCCCTCTCCCGACTCTCCCACGTGGTCAAACGACTCGAGCGGGAAGGCTACGTCGTCCGCGAGGCGAGCCCGCACGACCGCCGCCACACGAACGCGGTCCTCACCGACGCGGGGATGGCGAAGATCATCGAGAGCGCGCCCGGGCACGTGGAGCACGTCCGCCACCTCGTCTTCGACGCGCTCACGCGCGAGCAGGTCTCCGCGCTCAGCGAGATCTCGGCCACCATCAAGTCGCGGATCGACCCGACCGGTCGGTCCAACCTCTCGGACGCGTCGCCACGCCCCTGGCGCGATCTGGCCGACCGGACCTGA
- a CDS encoding DUF302 domain-containing protein — translation MTYAISTTLDQPFDTTVAAVRVALGEQGFGVLTEIDLAATLKKKLDVDVAPHVILGACNPPLAHRALQAEESVGLLLPCNVVVRALSDTQTVVEALDPLTMVQITGNPALSAVSDDAAGRLRAALDSLSTP, via the coding sequence ATGACCTACGCCATCAGCACCACCCTCGACCAGCCCTTCGACACCACCGTCGCGGCAGTCCGCGTCGCGCTCGGCGAGCAGGGTTTCGGCGTCCTCACAGAGATCGACCTCGCCGCGACGCTGAAGAAGAAGCTCGACGTCGACGTCGCACCGCACGTCATCCTCGGCGCGTGCAACCCACCTCTCGCGCACCGCGCGCTCCAGGCCGAAGAGTCTGTCGGGCTGCTCCTGCCGTGCAACGTCGTGGTCCGCGCCCTCAGCGACACCCAGACGGTGGTCGAGGCGCTGGACCCGCTCACCATGGTCCAGATCACCGGCAACCCCGCCCTGAGCGCCGTCTCCGACGACGCAGCAGGCAGGCTCCGTGCGGCCCTGGACTCGTTGAGCACCCCATGA
- a CDS encoding CsbD family protein: protein MGLDDKLKNSAENVGGKAKEATGSATGDERLEAEGKGDQTSASLKQAGENIKDAFKS from the coding sequence ATGGGACTCGACGACAAGCTGAAGAACAGTGCCGAGAACGTCGGCGGCAAGGCCAAGGAGGCCACGGGCTCCGCCACCGGTGACGAGCGGCTCGAGGCCGAGGGCAAGGGCGACCAGACCTCGGCGTCGCTCAAGCAGGCAGGCGAGAACATCAAGGACGCCTTCAAGAGCTGA
- the trxA gene encoding thioredoxin, translating into MTTTNLTESTFLDTVQKNDIVLVDFWAAWCGPCRAFAPVFEKASGQHTDIVFAKVDTEAEQVLAAQADISSIPTLMAFREGVLVFSQPGALPAAGLEQVITAVRELDMDDVRTRIAEQKAQPTR; encoded by the coding sequence ATGACCACCACCAACCTCACCGAGTCCACCTTCCTCGACACCGTCCAGAAGAACGACATCGTCCTGGTCGACTTCTGGGCCGCCTGGTGCGGACCGTGCCGCGCCTTCGCGCCCGTGTTCGAGAAGGCCTCCGGACAGCACACCGACATCGTGTTCGCCAAGGTCGACACCGAGGCCGAGCAGGTGCTGGCCGCCCAGGCCGACATCAGCTCCATCCCGACGCTCATGGCCTTCCGCGAGGGCGTCCTCGTCTTCTCCCAGCCGGGCGCGCTCCCGGCCGCTGGCCTGGAGCAGGTCATCACCGCCGTGCGCGAGCTCGACATGGACGACGTGCGCACACGTATCGCCGAGCAGAAGGCCCAGCCCACCCGCTGA
- a CDS encoding metal-sensitive transcriptional regulator produces MALDRAEMTPVINRLKRAQGQLAGVVRMLEESRDCEDVVIQLSAASKALDRAGIAIISSGLKQCLVASHGEDTLDVQRLQKLFLSLA; encoded by the coding sequence GTGGCGCTCGACCGCGCCGAGATGACCCCGGTGATCAACCGCCTCAAGCGCGCCCAGGGCCAGCTTGCCGGCGTGGTCCGCATGCTCGAGGAGAGCAGGGACTGCGAAGACGTCGTCATCCAGCTCTCCGCCGCGTCCAAGGCGCTGGACCGCGCAGGGATCGCCATCATCTCGTCGGGGCTCAAGCAGTGCCTCGTCGCGTCCCACGGCGAAGACACGCTCGACGTCCAGCGGCTCCAGAAGCTGTTCCTGTCGCTGGCCTGA